Proteins from a single region of Sandaracinaceae bacterium:
- a CDS encoding transposase, translating into MPWEVTSAMNERSRFIEAKLRGEHESMAELCRAFGVSRKTGYKWWERFEQGGTAALHDRSRRWQSHPHSTDPVMVEMIVATRRAHPTWGPKKLYAWLMGKGYSPPAPSTIGVILRKEGCIRPRRKRARPGEFNDGLSAQDVPNAVWSADFKGWFRLKAGHKCYPLTITDGYSRYLLRCAALEHPDMLASREVFDAAFVEFGLPTTLRTDNGTPFDPMRRSE; encoded by the coding sequence ATGCCGTGGGAAGTGACATCCGCAATGAACGAACGAAGCCGCTTCATCGAGGCGAAGCTGAGGGGCGAGCACGAGTCGATGGCTGAGCTCTGCCGAGCCTTTGGGGTGAGTCGAAAGACTGGGTACAAGTGGTGGGAGCGCTTTGAGCAAGGAGGCACAGCGGCCCTGCACGATCGCTCACGCCGCTGGCAGTCTCACCCGCACAGCACGGACCCGGTGATGGTGGAGATGATTGTCGCGACGCGCCGAGCGCACCCCACCTGGGGCCCCAAGAAGCTGTACGCATGGCTAATGGGGAAGGGCTACTCACCCCCGGCACCGAGCACCATCGGCGTGATTCTGCGCAAGGAGGGCTGCATTCGGCCCCGGCGGAAGAGGGCGCGACCGGGCGAATTCAACGACGGCCTCAGCGCCCAGGATGTGCCCAACGCGGTATGGAGCGCGGACTTCAAGGGCTGGTTCCGGCTCAAGGCTGGACACAAGTGCTACCCGCTGACCATCACAGACGGCTACAGCCGCTACCTGCTGCGCTGCGCCGCGCTCGAGCACCCCGACATGCTGGCTTCGCGCGAAGTGTTCGACGCGGCCTTCGTAGAGTTTGGTCTCCCGACCACGCTGCGGACCGACAACGGCACGCCGTTCGACCCCATGAGGCGCTCGGAATGA
- a CDS encoding IS21 family transposase, protein MTIGAEQRARIRRLFFAEHWKVGTISEALDVHADTVKRAIDSQRFVSDGQRIRASLLDTFKPFIVTTLEQHPRLRSTRLFDMVKARGYAGSCRQLRRYVATIRPARPSEAYLLLTTMPGEQGQMDWGSFGVVDVPGGQRRLSLFVLVLSHSRGMVARFSLDQRMDTFLHCHRLAFEKFGGAPRQILYDNLKSVVLERVGEHVRFHPSVLEFASHYHFVPRPCAPYRPNEKGIVERMIQYVRGSFFEGRSFTDVDDLNEQLDAWVEQCAHQRAHPRDEERRTVGALLEAERERLLPLPAHAPSTHRMEALRSGKLPYLRFDTNDYSIPHTLARKPLTLLADDATVRVMHGEELVATHVRSYAKRQVIEDLAHIDPLVAEKKRAWELRGRDRLRALCPHANALLEVIAARNEPVRQRTAKLNQLLDLYGANALDAAIVQALESGAPAVGSVAYLLDKEHRRSGRVPPQAIEMSKHVRDKDVLVVPHDMSDYDVLGRLDDAQTGAEA, encoded by the coding sequence GTGACGATCGGAGCTGAGCAGCGTGCTCGGATCCGTCGGCTGTTCTTCGCCGAGCACTGGAAGGTCGGCACCATCTCCGAGGCGCTCGATGTGCATGCCGATACCGTCAAGCGTGCCATCGACAGCCAGCGCTTCGTCTCGGATGGACAGCGTATTCGCGCGAGTCTCCTCGACACGTTCAAGCCCTTCATCGTCACGACGCTCGAGCAGCATCCCCGGCTCCGGTCGACACGCCTGTTCGATATGGTGAAGGCCCGTGGCTACGCGGGCAGCTGCCGACAGCTTCGCCGCTACGTGGCGACGATTCGGCCGGCGAGACCCAGCGAGGCCTACCTCCTGCTCACGACGATGCCGGGTGAGCAGGGGCAGATGGACTGGGGGAGCTTCGGGGTCGTCGATGTTCCAGGTGGCCAGCGTCGCCTCTCGCTCTTCGTGCTCGTGCTCAGCCACAGCCGCGGCATGGTTGCACGCTTCTCGCTCGACCAACGCATGGACACGTTCCTGCATTGCCATCGCCTCGCGTTCGAGAAGTTCGGCGGAGCCCCGCGTCAGATCCTGTACGACAACCTCAAGAGCGTGGTGCTCGAGCGCGTCGGTGAGCACGTGCGCTTCCACCCATCCGTTCTCGAGTTCGCGAGCCACTACCACTTCGTCCCACGCCCGTGCGCGCCCTACCGTCCCAACGAGAAGGGCATCGTCGAGCGCATGATCCAGTACGTCCGCGGCAGCTTCTTCGAGGGCCGTTCCTTCACGGATGTCGATGACCTCAATGAGCAGCTCGACGCCTGGGTTGAGCAGTGCGCCCACCAGCGCGCACATCCGAGAGACGAGGAGCGGCGCACTGTCGGCGCGCTGCTCGAGGCCGAGCGGGAGCGGCTGTTGCCGCTCCCGGCCCATGCGCCGAGCACTCATCGAATGGAGGCATTGCGCAGCGGCAAGCTGCCCTACCTGCGCTTCGACACGAACGACTACTCCATCCCGCACACACTCGCCCGCAAGCCGCTGACGCTCTTGGCGGACGACGCCACGGTGCGCGTCATGCACGGCGAGGAGCTCGTCGCCACGCACGTTCGCAGCTACGCGAAGCGCCAGGTCATCGAGGACTTGGCGCACATCGACCCGCTCGTGGCGGAGAAGAAGCGCGCCTGGGAGCTCCGCGGGCGCGACCGTCTGCGCGCCCTCTGCCCCCACGCCAATGCTCTCCTGGAGGTGATTGCGGCGCGGAACGAACCCGTGCGGCAGCGCACGGCGAAGCTCAACCAGCTCCTCGATCTCTACGGCGCGAATGCTCTCGATGCAGCCATCGTGCAGGCGCTCGAGAGCGGCGCTCCAGCCGTTGGATCCGTCGCCTACCTGCTCGACAAGGAGCACCGACGCAGCGGGCGGGTCCCTCCGCAAGCCATCGAGATGTCCAAACACGTCCGCGACAAGGATGTGCTGGTCGTCCCGCACGACATGAGCGACTACGACGTGTTGGGACGTCTCGATGACGCCCAGACGGGAGCGGAAGCGTGA